In one window of Nakamurella sp. PAMC28650 DNA:
- a CDS encoding VWA domain-containing protein, producing the protein MGRHASADARRRRIAAWPIILAVVVLLLVGLTITYVLIVSPDRKSAACTGNTVLEVTASPGAGRAVSDAASAFDATNPVARSTCVSVSVSTLPGGQAAAALAGGWKNVATPAPALWVVDSAADLAAVDASNPAMTAGHPSTGLAASPVVLAVRAAPSGPLSWGNLANGSVPLVLAVPDPTTNRASRYALQSLVAASATGPVQTVGTAAVAGSAALLQRLAVAAPESPATTNAALAQLSAGTGGFTAVPVVESELAAYNAANQPALTALYPSGATAGDQVMPVPLTATWVTDAMSDAAAAFDSFLSSAKGTAILTADNLRTAGAPAKAPGVDPTIRVVELPDAGVPVRAALEAAWEGARLAAGPVVTTVGAPSSTPIGSSGSGTSGPGSTSAPSTTPAPTATATTTNPPTTTTTTSPARTTPTSTPKTTPTTAAPPGPAVTFVLDASGSMDTVQGNLQRIMWMQAGVNEDILRHPAGLFGLWSFSTAGGPTGYTKLVPVGALGEQVNGTVRSTALSAAVNALTPGGNSWTYGAIQAAYADAVGSAVAGRPNRVIVLTDGLDTTPNLTRATLLGSIGALAAQNKNVVLDVVGLSTDVNAAAMTEIAQAGGGTFTSVTDLSTLQANLLRLTS; encoded by the coding sequence ATGGGCCGCCACGCCAGCGCGGACGCACGACGTCGCCGTATCGCGGCCTGGCCGATCATCCTGGCCGTCGTGGTCCTCCTGCTGGTCGGCCTGACGATCACCTACGTCCTGATCGTCAGCCCCGATCGGAAGAGTGCGGCCTGCACCGGCAACACGGTGCTGGAGGTGACCGCGTCACCCGGAGCCGGCCGAGCGGTCAGCGACGCCGCCAGCGCCTTCGACGCCACGAATCCGGTGGCGCGCTCGACCTGCGTGTCGGTCTCGGTGAGCACCTTGCCGGGCGGACAGGCAGCGGCGGCCCTGGCCGGCGGTTGGAAGAACGTCGCGACACCTGCACCCGCACTGTGGGTCGTCGATTCGGCCGCCGACCTCGCTGCGGTGGATGCGAGCAATCCTGCGATGACGGCCGGACACCCGAGCACCGGCCTGGCAGCGTCACCGGTGGTACTGGCCGTCCGCGCCGCCCCCAGCGGCCCGCTGAGTTGGGGCAACCTCGCGAACGGCTCCGTCCCGCTGGTGCTGGCGGTGCCGGATCCGACGACGAACCGGGCCTCGCGCTACGCCCTGCAATCGTTGGTGGCCGCGTCGGCGACCGGCCCGGTGCAGACGGTCGGCACGGCGGCGGTCGCCGGTTCGGCCGCTCTGCTGCAGAGACTTGCAGTCGCTGCCCCCGAGTCACCGGCCACCACGAACGCCGCCCTGGCCCAGCTGTCGGCCGGCACGGGAGGATTCACCGCGGTACCGGTCGTCGAGTCCGAACTGGCCGCCTACAACGCGGCGAACCAGCCTGCGCTCACCGCGCTCTATCCGTCCGGGGCAACGGCGGGTGACCAGGTGATGCCCGTTCCGCTGACCGCAACCTGGGTGACCGACGCGATGTCGGACGCGGCAGCGGCCTTCGACAGCTTCCTGAGCAGCGCCAAGGGGACGGCGATCCTGACCGCCGACAACCTGCGGACGGCAGGGGCGCCCGCCAAGGCCCCCGGCGTGGATCCGACGATCAGGGTCGTCGAGCTCCCCGATGCGGGCGTCCCGGTCAGGGCGGCGCTGGAGGCCGCGTGGGAGGGGGCCCGGCTCGCCGCCGGCCCGGTGGTCACGACCGTGGGCGCGCCGAGCAGCACCCCGATCGGCAGCTCCGGGTCCGGCACGTCGGGCCCGGGTTCCACCTCGGCGCCGTCGACCACCCCCGCCCCGACAGCGACGGCGACGACGACGAACCCCCCGACGACCACGACGACCACGAGCCCGGCGCGGACCACTCCGACGAGCACGCCGAAGACCACCCCGACCACAGCCGCTCCCCCCGGTCCGGCCGTCACGTTCGTCCTGGACGCCTCCGGTTCGATGGACACCGTCCAGGGCAACCTGCAACGCATCATGTGGATGCAGGCCGGCGTCAACGAGGACATCCTGCGGCATCCGGCCGGTCTGTTCGGGCTGTGGTCGTTCTCCACCGCTGGAGGACCCACCGGGTACACCAAGCTGGTGCCGGTCGGCGCCCTGGGCGAGCAGGTGAACGGCACCGTGCGATCGACCGCTCTGAGCGCGGCGGTGAACGCCCTGACGCCGGGTGGCAACAGCTGGACCTACGGCGCGATCCAGGCCGCCTACGCCGATGCCGTCGGATCGGCGGTGGCCGGACGGCCCAACCGCGTCATCGTCCTGACGGACGGCCTGGACACCACCCCGAACCTGACCAGGGCGACCCTGTTGGGCAGCATCGGTGCGCTGGCCGCCCAGAACAAGAACGTGGTGCTGGACGTCGTCGGGTTGTCGACCGACGTCAACGCCGCCGCCATGACGGAGA
- a CDS encoding PspA/IM30 family protein, giving the protein MANPFVKGWKYLMALFSSKVDEYADPKVQIQQAIEDAQRQHAALSQQAAAVIGNQRQLEMKLTRQMGDVERYQASARQALVLADEARTKGDPAKATQYEQTAQTFATQLVAAEQQMEDLKTMHDQALQSAEQAKKAVENNAMALQTKLAERTKLLSQLEQAKMQEQVSASLSSMSQLSAPGNTPSLDDVRDKIERRYANALGSSELSQNSVEGRMLEVQKSTLDMAGASRLDQLRAQLHPELSGQQARAIDQSATAAPATPGIDITKQG; this is encoded by the coding sequence ATGGCCAACCCCTTCGTCAAGGGATGGAAGTATTTGATGGCGCTGTTCTCGTCGAAGGTCGACGAGTACGCCGACCCGAAGGTGCAGATCCAGCAGGCCATCGAGGATGCCCAGCGTCAGCATGCCGCCCTCTCCCAGCAGGCCGCGGCCGTGATCGGCAACCAGCGCCAGCTGGAGATGAAGCTGACCCGGCAGATGGGCGATGTCGAGAGGTACCAGGCGTCAGCTCGTCAGGCCCTCGTGCTGGCGGACGAGGCGCGCACCAAGGGTGACCCGGCGAAGGCCACGCAGTACGAGCAGACGGCGCAGACGTTCGCCACCCAGCTGGTGGCCGCCGAGCAGCAGATGGAAGATCTGAAGACCATGCACGACCAGGCGCTGCAGTCCGCCGAGCAGGCCAAGAAGGCCGTCGAGAACAACGCGATGGCGCTGCAGACCAAGCTCGCCGAGCGCACCAAGCTGTTGTCACAGCTCGAGCAGGCGAAGATGCAGGAGCAGGTCTCCGCCTCGCTCAGCTCGATGTCGCAGCTGTCGGCTCCGGGCAACACTCCGTCGCTGGACGACGTTCGCGACAAGATCGAGCGCCGCTACGCGAATGCGCTCGGATCCTCCGAACTGAGCCAGAACTCGGTGGAGGGACGGATGCTCGAGGTGCAGAAGTCCACCCTGGACATGGCCGGTGCGTCACGACTGGATCAGCTGCGCGCCCAGCTGCACCCGGAGCTGTCCGGTCAGCAGGCACGGGCGATCGACCAGTCGGCGACCGCAGCACCGGCCACTCCCGGGATTGACATCACCAAACAAGGCTGA
- a CDS encoding Hsp70 family protein: MNVLGVDFGTSNTVAVLVGDGRPPRVLAIDGVGALPSCVYIDDDGSLTVGRDAERRARLAPERFEANPKRRIDDGEILLGVRVVPVVEAIAAVLRRVIDEARRQLNGRSPDHINLTHPAGWGAARQNILLAAARTAGLGPALSLVPEPVAAAAHFSSLPGRSMTPGASLAVYDLGGGTFDCAVVGSTPNGFTVLAESGLADVGGVDFDQAVVDHLGRTVSSHDPAKWQALSRPRNSTDRRAARTLREDVRAGKETLSRYAQADLPLPDPFDDTLLTRKEFEGLIRPVIARTVEVLASTIGRAGLTADRLGGIYLVGGSSRIPLVAAMIADRLGVVPVTLDQPETAVAMGAALIPVRAQPQSRTEFLGGAAAAGQIGPVSTGGPGRPGGYGPVGQQYDSGPPTPPVPGRGGAVGRPRRNRVLLIAAVVVAVLVAGTAAVVATRSSSAAGGPVDISSPPSSPGSTTRPPTTSRPTTTPTSASRKSVSSSSTGPSRTSGSRSTTSSSGPVDPTGCSTVGDARGISGCMQPALGSLGVLDCTADPAQLKLDTTTEAELKTLTTSFATCVDRAAGYATVIFQTTGVAGRDVLWPFLLGQFTPTRNGTWHTGKASCPYAVGLSSSGHPALAWKDSTRPVLAFIGAGNGISESDLVTYWSKALGATVTG; this comes from the coding sequence GTGAACGTGCTGGGGGTCGATTTCGGGACGTCCAACACCGTGGCCGTGCTCGTCGGCGACGGACGTCCGCCCCGCGTGCTGGCGATCGACGGCGTGGGCGCCCTGCCCTCCTGCGTCTACATCGACGACGACGGCTCCCTGACCGTGGGACGGGATGCCGAGCGCAGGGCGCGACTTGCTCCCGAACGTTTCGAGGCCAACCCGAAACGTCGGATCGACGACGGCGAGATCCTCCTCGGGGTCAGGGTCGTTCCCGTGGTGGAGGCCATCGCCGCCGTCCTGCGGCGGGTGATCGACGAGGCGCGGCGTCAGCTCAACGGACGATCGCCGGACCACATCAACCTGACCCACCCGGCGGGGTGGGGCGCGGCCAGGCAGAACATCCTGCTGGCCGCAGCCAGAACGGCTGGTCTGGGGCCCGCGCTGTCACTGGTGCCGGAGCCGGTGGCCGCCGCCGCCCATTTCTCCTCGCTGCCCGGTAGGTCGATGACCCCCGGGGCGAGCCTGGCCGTCTACGACCTCGGCGGCGGCACGTTCGACTGCGCCGTGGTCGGCTCCACGCCCAACGGATTCACCGTGCTGGCCGAATCCGGACTGGCGGACGTGGGCGGGGTCGACTTCGACCAGGCGGTCGTCGACCATCTGGGCCGCACCGTCTCCTCCCACGATCCAGCCAAGTGGCAGGCGCTGTCCCGCCCTCGGAATTCGACCGACCGACGCGCGGCCAGAACCCTGCGGGAGGACGTCCGCGCCGGCAAGGAGACGCTGTCCCGGTACGCGCAGGCGGATCTGCCGCTGCCGGACCCCTTCGACGACACCCTGCTGACCCGCAAGGAATTCGAGGGACTGATCCGACCGGTGATCGCCCGTACCGTCGAGGTGCTCGCCTCGACGATCGGCAGGGCCGGACTGACCGCGGACCGTCTGGGCGGCATCTACCTGGTCGGCGGTTCGAGCCGGATCCCGCTGGTGGCCGCCATGATCGCGGACAGACTCGGGGTCGTGCCCGTCACGCTGGACCAGCCCGAGACGGCCGTGGCGATGGGTGCCGCACTGATTCCCGTTCGGGCGCAACCACAAAGCCGCACCGAGTTCCTGGGTGGGGCCGCCGCTGCGGGTCAGATCGGTCCCGTCTCCACCGGCGGGCCGGGTCGGCCCGGTGGGTACGGGCCGGTCGGTCAGCAGTACGACTCCGGCCCGCCGACACCACCCGTGCCCGGCCGCGGTGGCGCCGTGGGCCGGCCGAGGCGCAACCGGGTGTTGCTGATCGCCGCCGTGGTCGTGGCGGTGCTCGTCGCCGGTACCGCGGCCGTGGTCGCCACCAGATCGAGTTCGGCGGCCGGCGGCCCGGTCGACATCTCGAGCCCTCCGTCAAGCCCCGGGTCCACCACCAGACCCCCGACCACCTCGAGGCCGACGACCACGCCGACGAGCGCGAGCCGGAAGTCGGTCAGCTCGTCCTCGACCGGGCCGTCCAGGACCAGCGGGTCACGCTCGACCACCTCCAGCAGTGGACCGGTGGACCCGACCGGATGCAGCACGGTGGGCGACGCCCGCGGTATCAGCGGGTGCATGCAGCCGGCGCTGGGATCTCTGGGCGTGCTCGACTGCACGGCGGATCCGGCCCAGCTGAAACTCGACACCACCACCGAGGCCGAGCTCAAGACGCTGACCACGTCGTTCGCCACGTGCGTCGATCGCGCCGCCGGCTACGCCACGGTGATCTTCCAGACCACCGGTGTGGCCGGGCGGGACGTGCTCTGGCCATTCCTGCTGGGCCAGTTCACCCCGACCCGCAACGGGACATGGCACACCGGAAAGGCCTCCTGTCCGTACGCGGTGGGACTCAGCTCGTCCGGCCACCCCGCGTTGGCCTGGAAGGACTCCACCCGCCCGGTGCTGGCCTTCATCGGCGCCGGCAACGGCATCTCGGAGAGCGATCTGGTCACCTACTGGTCGAAAGCCCTCGGAGCCACCGTCACCGGCTGA
- a CDS encoding DUF3046 domain-containing protein — translation MRLTEFRALMTAQFGSHRASSVASDHVFSALGGRTVDEAIRAGENPKRVWAVVCETFEVPASLHHGLPD, via the coding sequence ATGCGCCTGACCGAGTTCCGTGCCCTGATGACGGCTCAGTTCGGGTCCCACCGTGCCTCCTCGGTGGCCTCGGACCATGTCTTCTCAGCGCTCGGCGGACGAACGGTGGACGAGGCGATCAGGGCCGGCGAGAACCCGAAGAGGGTCTGGGCCGTGGTGTGCGAGACCTTCGAGGTGCCGGCATCCCTGCATCACGGACTGCCCGACTGA
- the recA gene encoding recombinase RecA, whose protein sequence is MSAPDREKALGIALAQIEKQFGKGSVMRLGDEGRAPVEVIPTGSIALDVALGIGGLPRGRVVEIYGPESSGKTTVTLHAVASVQAAGGIAAFIDAEHALDPEYAKALGVDTDALLVSQPDTGEQALEIADMLIRSGAIDLVVIDSVAALVPRAEIEGEMGDSHVGLQARLMSQALRKIAGALSNTNTTMIFINQLREKIGVMFGSPETTTGGKALKFYASVRLDIRRIEALKDGTDIVGNRTRVKVVKNKMAPPFKQAEFDIIYGQGISREGSLIDVGVEQGLVRKAGAWYTYDGEQLGQGKENARTFLRENPDIGEEIEKRIKEKLGVGARIDDDAVAPAPVEF, encoded by the coding sequence ATGTCGGCACCGGATCGTGAAAAAGCACTCGGAATCGCACTAGCGCAGATCGAGAAGCAGTTCGGTAAGGGATCGGTGATGCGTCTGGGCGACGAGGGTCGCGCGCCGGTCGAGGTGATTCCCACCGGCTCCATCGCGCTGGACGTGGCGCTGGGCATCGGTGGACTGCCGCGCGGCCGGGTGGTCGAGATCTACGGTCCGGAGTCCTCGGGCAAGACGACCGTCACCCTCCACGCGGTGGCCAGCGTGCAGGCGGCCGGCGGGATCGCAGCCTTCATCGATGCGGAGCACGCGCTCGATCCGGAGTATGCAAAGGCGCTCGGCGTCGACACCGATGCGCTGCTGGTGTCGCAGCCGGACACCGGCGAGCAGGCTCTGGAGATCGCCGACATGCTGATCCGCTCCGGCGCGATCGATCTGGTCGTCATCGACTCCGTCGCCGCTCTGGTTCCGAGGGCGGAAATCGAAGGCGAGATGGGTGACAGCCACGTCGGTCTGCAGGCCAGGTTGATGTCCCAGGCCCTCCGCAAGATCGCCGGTGCGCTGAGCAACACCAACACCACCATGATCTTCATCAACCAGCTCCGCGAGAAGATCGGAGTGATGTTCGGTTCGCCGGAGACCACCACCGGTGGTAAGGCATTGAAGTTCTACGCGTCCGTCCGACTCGACATCCGCCGTATCGAGGCGCTCAAGGACGGCACCGACATCGTCGGTAACCGGACCAGGGTCAAGGTCGTCAAGAACAAGATGGCCCCGCCGTTCAAGCAGGCGGAGTTCGACATCATCTACGGCCAGGGCATCTCCCGTGAGGGGTCGCTCATCGATGTCGGGGTGGAGCAGGGCCTGGTCCGCAAGGCCGGTGCCTGGTACACCTACGACGGGGAGCAGCTCGGACAGGGCAAGGAGAACGCCCGGACCTTCCTGCGCGAGAACCCGGATATCGGCGAAGAGATCGAGAAGCGGATCAAGGAGAAGCTGGGCGTCGGCGCGCGTATCGACGACGATGCGGTCGCTCCCGCACCTGTCGAGTTCTGA
- a CDS encoding regulatory protein RecX has product MAQALRRKEIPDDIAEAVLDRLTQVGLIDDVAYAHSFVRTKHRDRALGRSALRTELRRLGVDEESVADAVETVDPGAERARAQELISKRLDAAMGAGSVAARRRLLGLLGRRGYPPDIALSVVDDAIAGYADGRDEWR; this is encoded by the coding sequence TTGGCCCAGGCGCTCAGACGCAAGGAGATCCCCGATGACATCGCCGAGGCGGTGCTCGACCGCCTGACCCAGGTCGGGCTGATCGACGACGTCGCCTATGCCCACAGCTTCGTCAGGACCAAGCACCGCGACCGGGCGCTCGGCCGGAGTGCTCTGCGGACCGAGCTCCGCCGGCTCGGGGTCGACGAGGAATCGGTGGCCGATGCCGTGGAGACGGTCGACCCGGGAGCCGAGCGTGCCAGGGCTCAGGAGCTGATCTCCAAGCGATTGGACGCGGCCATGGGCGCCGGGTCGGTTGCTGCGCGGCGCCGGCTGCTCGGCCTGCTGGGGCGGCGTGGCTATCCACCGGACATCGCCCTCTCGGTGGTCGACGATGCGATCGCGGGATACGCCGACGGCCGGGACGAGTGGCGCTGA
- the rny gene encoding ribonuclease Y, translating to MPNALILVVLALALVAALAALIAILKRQNSTPTLDENAIRRLLTETIDASAQRESAQRESTGQHASPSTSAAGDAGPPLAAPSAGPTEDDRLALNLIRQEAAAAAAEIRHVASEAADSVRERSLVDAARLRAEARTEADKTLEAARAEAAQLRAGLQTERQRLAQEALDGLAAERSDLQEAQQRLRGTAAVLADEQKVLADEQERIRAERQELGRSRSAVDSREGDLRRQSADLATRATEVDARAQEIDQQMVLHQAELTRISGLTIPAARAELLASQEQAVRRDAAFMIRRVESEAEATAKTRAREIVSEAVQRVASDQTAQSVVSVVHLPADEVKGRIIGREGRNIRAFETITGVNVIIDDTPEAVLLSCFDPVRREVGRITLQMLIDDGRIHPHRIEEAFERAGDEVDALCRRAAEDAMLDVGISDLHPELVNLVGRLKYRTSYGQNVLGHMVETSHIARIMASEMGIDPEILARGAFLHDIGKALTHEAQGSHAIVGAELARKYGESEAVAHCIEAHHDEVPPSTVEAVLTQAADSCSGGRPGARRESLESYVQRLERIEAIASSKKGVEKVFAMQAGRELRVMVKPEVVDDLEAHVLAREVAKQIEEELTYPGQVRVTVIRESRATEIAR from the coding sequence ATGCCGAACGCCCTGATCCTCGTCGTTCTCGCGCTGGCGCTGGTGGCGGCTCTGGCCGCATTGATAGCCATACTCAAACGGCAGAACTCAACGCCCACGCTCGACGAGAACGCGATTCGCAGGCTATTGACCGAAACGATCGATGCCTCTGCGCAGAGGGAATCTGCCCAACGGGAATCGACGGGACAACACGCATCACCGAGCACGTCCGCGGCGGGGGATGCCGGTCCTCCACTCGCGGCACCCTCCGCCGGGCCGACCGAGGACGACCGTCTCGCCCTCAATCTGATCCGGCAGGAGGCCGCGGCTGCCGCCGCCGAGATCCGCCACGTGGCTTCTGAGGCCGCAGACTCGGTCCGCGAGCGATCGCTGGTCGATGCGGCGCGCCTCCGTGCCGAGGCCAGGACCGAGGCGGACAAAACGCTCGAGGCGGCCAGGGCCGAGGCGGCGCAGCTGCGGGCCGGGCTGCAGACCGAGCGTCAGCGTCTGGCCCAGGAGGCACTGGACGGACTCGCAGCCGAGCGGTCCGACCTGCAGGAAGCACAGCAGCGGCTGCGCGGGACGGCAGCGGTACTGGCGGACGAGCAGAAGGTACTGGCCGACGAGCAGGAGCGGATCAGGGCCGAACGTCAGGAGCTGGGCAGGTCGCGGTCGGCGGTGGATTCGCGGGAGGGAGATCTGCGCCGGCAGAGCGCGGATCTGGCCACCCGGGCCACCGAGGTGGACGCCAGGGCGCAGGAGATCGACCAGCAGATGGTCCTCCACCAGGCGGAGCTGACCAGGATCTCGGGTCTGACCATCCCGGCGGCCCGGGCCGAACTGCTCGCATCCCAGGAGCAGGCGGTGCGGCGCGATGCCGCCTTCATGATCCGTCGGGTCGAGAGCGAGGCGGAGGCCACCGCCAAGACCAGGGCGCGGGAAATCGTGTCCGAGGCGGTGCAGCGCGTCGCCTCCGACCAGACCGCGCAGAGCGTGGTGTCGGTGGTCCACCTGCCGGCCGATGAGGTCAAGGGCCGGATCATCGGCCGCGAGGGTCGCAACATCCGTGCCTTCGAGACGATCACCGGGGTCAACGTCATCATCGACGACACACCGGAGGCCGTGCTGCTGTCCTGCTTCGATCCGGTCCGGCGCGAGGTCGGCCGGATCACCCTCCAGATGCTCATCGACGACGGACGGATTCATCCGCACCGCATCGAGGAGGCGTTCGAGCGGGCCGGCGACGAGGTCGATGCACTGTGCCGCCGTGCCGCCGAGGACGCCATGCTGGACGTCGGCATCTCCGATCTGCACCCCGAGCTGGTCAACCTGGTCGGCCGGTTGAAGTACCGGACGTCCTACGGCCAGAACGTGCTCGGTCACATGGTCGAGACCTCGCACATCGCCCGGATCATGGCGTCGGAGATGGGCATCGATCCCGAGATTCTGGCCAGGGGTGCCTTCCTGCACGACATCGGCAAGGCCCTGACGCACGAGGCGCAGGGTTCGCACGCCATCGTGGGCGCCGAGCTCGCCCGGAAGTACGGGGAGTCCGAGGCGGTGGCGCACTGCATCGAGGCCCACCACGACGAGGTCCCGCCCTCGACCGTCGAGGCCGTGCTCACCCAGGCCGCCGACTCCTGCTCCGGTGGACGACCGGGCGCACGGCGGGAGTCGCTGGAGTCCTACGTGCAGCGGCTCGAGCGGATCGAGGCCATCGCCAGCTCGAAGAAGGGCGTCGAGAAGGTCTTCGCGATGCAGGCCGGCCGCGAACTGCGGGTGATGGTCAAGCCCGAGGTGGTCGACGACCTCGAGGCCCACGTCCTGGCCCGTGAGGTCGCCAAGCAGATTGAGGAGGAACTGACCTACCCCGGTCAGGTGCGGGTGACCGTGATCCGCGAGTCACGAGCCACCGAGATCGCGCGCTGA
- a CDS encoding TIGR03084 family metal-binding protein translates to MPSKTEDLNLALSHLEAEGAYLDEIVTQDGVSFSEPTPSKGWTIGHQIGHLLWTDRVSILACRDPAGFARQAEAFGADPEKTINAGAGLEAGRPTGELIEAWREGRADLLTALSGLPAGSRVPWFGPTMGVASMAATRIMETWAHGLDITDALGLDPVPTARLHHIAEMGVQTRDFTFSIHGRRSPWSAFRVELAAPDGGTWTWGPATAADRITGSALDFCMLVAQRRHRDDLALVATEGMADQWLDIAQVFAGPAGPGRSARVSS, encoded by the coding sequence ATGCCCAGCAAGACCGAAGATCTGAATCTCGCCCTGTCGCATCTGGAGGCCGAGGGCGCATATCTGGACGAGATCGTCACGCAGGACGGGGTGTCCTTCAGCGAGCCGACACCGTCCAAGGGGTGGACCATCGGCCACCAGATCGGCCATCTTCTCTGGACCGACCGGGTGAGCATCCTCGCCTGCCGCGATCCTGCGGGCTTCGCTCGTCAGGCCGAGGCATTCGGCGCGGATCCGGAGAAGACGATCAATGCCGGTGCCGGTCTGGAGGCCGGCCGACCGACCGGCGAACTGATCGAGGCCTGGCGTGAGGGCCGCGCCGACCTGTTGACCGCGCTGTCCGGCCTACCCGCCGGGTCAAGGGTGCCCTGGTTCGGACCGACGATGGGGGTCGCCAGCATGGCAGCGACCCGCATCATGGAGACCTGGGCACATGGCCTGGACATCACCGATGCCCTCGGGCTCGACCCGGTCCCCACCGCACGTCTGCACCACATCGCCGAGATGGGTGTGCAGACCAGGGACTTCACCTTCTCCATCCACGGTCGGCGCAGTCCATGGTCGGCCTTCAGGGTGGAGCTGGCCGCACCGGACGGCGGTACCTGGACCTGGGGTCCGGCCACCGCGGCCGACCGGATCACCGGATCGGCCCTTGACTTCTGCATGCTGGTCGCGCAGCGCCGCCACCGGGACGACCTGGCGCTGGTGGCCACCGAGGGCATGGCCGACCAGTGGCTGGACATCGCACAGGTCTTCGCCGGACCGGCCGGGCCCGGACGGTCGGCCCGCGTCAGCAGCTGA
- a CDS encoding amino acid ABC transporter ATP-binding protein — protein MIRMSGVHKHFGDLHVLKNINLQVPAGQVLVVLGPSGSGKSTLCRTINRLEPVDSGTIAIDGIPLPAEGRALARLRADVGMVFQSFNLFAHKTILENVTLGPIKVRGINKKAADELGVALLERVGIASQQSKLPAQLSGGQQQRVAIARALAMRPKVMLFDEPTSALDPEMVGEVLDVMTSLAREGMTMLVVTHEMGFARRAADRVVFMADGEIVEDAATDDFFTAPKSRRARDFLSKILTH, from the coding sequence ATGATCCGGATGAGCGGCGTGCACAAACATTTCGGCGACCTGCACGTGCTGAAGAACATCAACCTCCAGGTACCGGCGGGCCAGGTGTTGGTGGTCCTCGGACCCTCCGGATCAGGCAAGTCAACCCTGTGCCGCACCATCAACCGGCTCGAACCGGTGGACTCGGGCACCATCGCCATCGATGGGATCCCGCTGCCCGCCGAGGGCAGGGCGCTGGCCCGGTTGCGGGCCGATGTGGGCATGGTGTTCCAGTCGTTCAACCTGTTCGCGCACAAGACGATCCTGGAGAACGTGACCCTTGGCCCGATCAAGGTGCGCGGGATCAACAAGAAGGCGGCCGACGAACTCGGCGTGGCACTGCTGGAACGGGTGGGAATCGCCTCCCAGCAGAGCAAGCTCCCCGCTCAGCTCTCCGGCGGACAGCAACAACGGGTCGCCATCGCGCGGGCGCTGGCGATGCGTCCCAAGGTCATGCTGTTCGACGAGCCGACCAGCGCCCTCGACCCCGAGATGGTCGGCGAGGTCCTGGATGTGATGACTTCCCTGGCCCGGGAGGGCATGACGATGCTGGTGGTCACCCACGAGATGGGCTTCGCCCGCCGCGCGGCCGATCGCGTCGTCTTCATGGCCGACGGCGAAATCGTCGAGGACGCCGCGACCGATGATTTCTTCACCGCGCCGAAGTCGCGGCGCGCCAGAGATTTCCTGTCCAAGATCCTGACCCACTGA